One Streptomyces sp. CNQ-509 DNA window includes the following coding sequences:
- a CDS encoding thiazolylpeptide-type bacteriocin, whose product MADKALSTLADEILELESETFEISDYSDQAEVVLAGSTSCSSTSTCSSTTSTTSCSA is encoded by the coding sequence ATGGCTGACAAGGCGCTCTCCACGCTTGCCGACGAGATCCTGGAGCTGGAGTCGGAGACCTTCGAGATCTCGGACTACTCGGACCAGGCCGAGGTCGTCCTCGCCGGTTCGACCTCCTGCTCCTCCACCTCGACCTGCTCCAGCACCACCAGCACCACCTCGTGCAGCGCCTGA
- a CDS encoding ABC transporter permease, producing MSAYSALAEAGYRAYTRDKTTLFFTFAFPLLFLVVFGLIFHGQDVEESGRPYIAYIAPGVLSWGVGNAAVFGVGFVLMQWRRDDILRVIRMTPTPLSAVLGSRYVLAVGIGLVQAVLFVAVALLPVMGLELAAGWPLAIPVLVLGITAFLALGAIVGSYARTPEAVAAVANFLMVPMAFLSGSFYPLDAMPSWMQAMSWVLPLRHLNDGVSAALTDAGGGADIAVACGGLVAFAAVFGAVAFRVFRWSDRT from the coding sequence ATGAGTGCCTATTCCGCGCTGGCGGAGGCCGGCTACCGGGCGTACACCCGGGACAAGACCACGCTCTTCTTCACCTTCGCCTTCCCGCTGCTCTTCCTCGTCGTCTTCGGGCTGATCTTCCACGGCCAGGACGTGGAGGAGAGCGGCCGGCCCTACATCGCGTACATCGCGCCCGGGGTGCTCTCCTGGGGCGTGGGCAACGCGGCCGTCTTCGGCGTCGGGTTCGTGCTGATGCAGTGGCGCCGGGACGACATCCTGCGGGTGATCCGGATGACGCCGACGCCGCTGTCCGCCGTGCTCGGCTCCCGGTACGTGCTGGCGGTGGGCATCGGGCTGGTGCAGGCGGTGCTCTTCGTGGCGGTGGCGCTGCTGCCCGTCATGGGGCTGGAGCTGGCGGCGGGCTGGCCGCTGGCGATCCCGGTGCTGGTGCTGGGGATCACGGCGTTCCTGGCGCTGGGCGCGATCGTCGGCTCCTACGCCCGTACCCCGGAGGCGGTGGCCGCGGTCGCCAACTTCCTGATGGTGCCGATGGCGTTCCTGTCCGGCTCCTTCTACCCGCTGGACGCCATGCCGTCGTGGATGCAGGCCATGAGCTGGGTGCTGCCGCTGCGGCACCTCAACGACGGGGTGTCGGCGGCGCTCACCGACGCCGGCGGCGGCGCGGACATCGCGGTGGCGTGCGGCGGCCTGGTGGCGTTCGCCGCGGTGTTCGGCGCCGTGGCGTTCCGGGTCTTCCGCTGGAGCGACCGCACATGA
- a CDS encoding TOMM precursor leader peptide-binding protein, with translation MTATAAEQTETVRAGARGPFEAARTWLADALRSRWAAGEGLPPTREPGVPLPLVVPLGAADTLHPGRDPWPDERPGATVHLTSRAVLVGPWGAGPDPVAGGPPAPRPACGRCLAMRWQRLRTRSEREALEGGFAPEGGAAWPVLTDHAADAVWAVCRAVAGRRSPDGLAQVTRVDLGTLALATFPLLPEPLCPACVTPADDAPEHGRMYLAPTPKPAPDVYRVTPLAALDLPEAALANPVCGALGSTTHLNPASTTTAPISGSAFVRGYAGLNDVTFSGQADAYATSRTLAYLEGLERYAGTHARRGLRPVTASLGELAAEWGENAVVDPRRTGLYSPETYRDDPMVDPFDPARPIPWIWGHCLRDDHPVLVPARLVHYSAGLPSDNFVFECSNGCATGGSLAEAALYGLLELIERDAFLLAWYGRAPLTRVDPRPAGDPRVRGMLDRAALLGYEVRAFDTRSDLGIPVITAVAVREDGGDGLLSFGAAAALDPAAALTGALSEVLTYIPHLPYQVAERRAELEEMAEDFGRVRQLKDHAQLYGLPRMAAHARDFLTGDPALPLADVYADWAQVRPATLDLRDDLRLLVDALAVHGYDAVAVDQTTPEQRAVGLRTVATLAPGLLPLDFGWHRQRALGMPRLLAAASASTGGGLRTVPHPFP, from the coding sequence ATGACGGCGACGGCGGCGGAGCAGACGGAGACCGTACGGGCCGGAGCGCGGGGCCCGTTCGAGGCGGCCAGGACCTGGCTGGCGGACGCGCTGCGGAGCCGCTGGGCGGCCGGGGAGGGCCTGCCGCCCACCCGCGAACCCGGCGTCCCGCTTCCCCTCGTCGTCCCCCTCGGCGCCGCGGACACCCTGCACCCCGGCCGCGACCCGTGGCCGGACGAGCGCCCCGGCGCCACCGTGCACCTCACCTCCCGCGCGGTGCTCGTCGGCCCCTGGGGCGCCGGACCGGATCCGGTCGCAGGCGGACCGCCCGCACCGCGGCCCGCCTGCGGCCGGTGCCTCGCGATGCGGTGGCAGCGGCTGCGTACCCGCTCCGAACGGGAGGCGCTGGAAGGCGGGTTCGCCCCGGAGGGCGGTGCCGCGTGGCCGGTGCTCACCGACCACGCCGCCGACGCCGTGTGGGCGGTGTGCCGGGCGGTCGCCGGCCGGCGCTCGCCCGACGGTCTTGCCCAGGTCACCCGCGTCGACCTCGGCACCCTGGCGCTCGCCACCTTCCCGCTGCTCCCCGAACCGCTCTGCCCCGCCTGCGTCACGCCCGCAGACGACGCGCCCGAGCACGGCCGGATGTACCTCGCCCCCACCCCGAAGCCGGCCCCCGACGTCTACCGCGTCACCCCGCTCGCCGCCCTCGACCTCCCCGAGGCGGCCCTCGCCAACCCCGTCTGCGGCGCCCTCGGCTCCACCACCCACCTCAACCCCGCGTCGACCACCACCGCGCCGATCTCCGGCAGCGCCTTCGTCCGCGGCTACGCCGGGCTCAACGACGTCACGTTCTCCGGACAGGCCGACGCGTACGCCACCAGCCGCACCCTCGCCTACCTGGAGGGCCTGGAGCGCTACGCCGGCACCCACGCCCGCCGCGGCCTGCGCCCCGTGACCGCCTCGCTCGGCGAACTCGCCGCCGAGTGGGGCGAGAACGCCGTCGTCGACCCGCGGCGCACCGGGCTGTACTCCCCGGAGACGTACCGCGACGACCCCATGGTGGACCCCTTCGACCCGGCCCGGCCCATCCCCTGGATCTGGGGCCACTGCCTGCGCGACGACCACCCCGTGCTCGTACCGGCGCGGCTGGTGCACTACAGCGCCGGGCTGCCGTCCGACAACTTCGTCTTCGAGTGCTCCAACGGCTGCGCCACGGGCGGCTCGCTCGCCGAGGCCGCGCTGTACGGGCTGCTGGAGCTGATCGAGCGCGACGCGTTCCTCCTCGCCTGGTACGGGCGCGCCCCCCTCACCCGCGTCGACCCCCGCCCGGCCGGCGATCCGCGGGTGCGCGGCATGCTGGACCGGGCGGCGCTCCTCGGCTACGAGGTACGGGCCTTCGACACCCGCAGCGACCTGGGCATCCCGGTGATCACGGCGGTGGCGGTCCGGGAGGACGGCGGCGACGGGCTGCTGTCGTTCGGCGCCGCCGCGGCCCTGGACCCGGCGGCCGCGCTGACCGGCGCGCTCAGCGAGGTGCTGACGTACATCCCGCACCTGCCGTACCAGGTGGCCGAGCGGCGCGCCGAACTGGAGGAGATGGCAGAGGACTTCGGCCGCGTACGGCAACTGAAGGACCACGCCCAGCTCTACGGGCTGCCGCGGATGGCCGCACACGCCCGGGACTTCCTCACCGGCGACCCCGCGCTGCCGCTGGCCGACGTCTACGCCGACTGGGCGCAGGTGCGCCCCGCGACGCTGGATCTCCGCGACGACCTGCGGCTGCTCGTCGACGCGCTGGCGGTGCACGGGTACGACGCGGTGGCCGTCGACCAGACGACGCCCGAGCAGCGGGCGGTGGGCCTGCGGACGGTGGCGACGCTGGCGCCGGGGCTGCTGCCGCTCGACTTCGGCTGGCACCGGCAGCGAGCGCTCGGGATGCCGCGGCTGCTGGCGGCGGCATCCGCCTCGACCGGAGGCGGGCTGCGTACCGTGCCGCACCCGTTCCCGTAG
- a CDS encoding metalloprotease has protein sequence MSSTRESLAAHQPRLRPEVLVSDALLHGPRTVHLVKDTATGQSFEVGPRERFLMVRMDGSRTVAELGGEYAAAFGKRLGDAHWSRLFQLLGGRGLLDGAPRPERRDEPAPEKSRGPLAGSVRLVADAHATAGRLHRATGFLLGRVWGTLLLAALGAMLLVLALHAGELVDGAAAVFTEPVLLMAVATALWLSTAVHELAHGVAARHYGGRVGEIGLRWRLPVVIMYCTVDDYMYLAGRRARIVVAGAGAVANLLFLLPFWCWWLLAPGGSTRDGLAGLLFLGVLQAAAMLVPLPPLDGYTIAGQLLRGLRLAESSRTYLSLALRRSPDAAAYPRRARAVYAGYAAGTVLTVAALAAVLVLLVRAVVLAA, from the coding sequence GTGAGCAGCACCCGGGAGTCGCTCGCCGCCCACCAGCCGAGGCTGCGGCCCGAGGTGCTGGTCAGCGACGCGCTGCTGCACGGGCCGCGTACCGTGCACCTGGTCAAGGACACCGCGACCGGGCAGTCCTTCGAGGTCGGGCCGCGCGAGCGGTTCCTGATGGTACGGATGGACGGCTCCCGTACGGTCGCGGAGCTGGGCGGCGAGTACGCCGCCGCCTTCGGCAAGCGGCTCGGCGACGCCCACTGGAGCCGGCTCTTCCAGCTCCTCGGCGGCCGCGGCCTTCTCGACGGCGCCCCCCGCCCCGAGCGCCGGGACGAGCCGGCGCCGGAGAAGTCCCGGGGGCCGCTCGCCGGCAGCGTACGGCTCGTCGCCGACGCCCACGCCACCGCGGGGCGGCTCCACCGCGCCACCGGCTTCCTCCTCGGCCGCGTCTGGGGCACCCTGCTGCTCGCGGCGCTCGGGGCGATGCTGCTGGTGCTCGCCCTGCATGCCGGCGAACTGGTCGACGGCGCCGCCGCCGTCTTCACCGAGCCCGTGCTGCTCATGGCCGTCGCCACCGCGCTCTGGCTCTCCACCGCGGTGCACGAACTCGCACACGGCGTCGCCGCCCGGCACTACGGCGGCCGGGTCGGGGAGATCGGGCTGCGCTGGCGGCTGCCCGTGGTGATCATGTACTGCACCGTCGACGACTACATGTACCTCGCGGGCCGCCGCGCCCGCATCGTCGTCGCGGGCGCCGGGGCCGTGGCCAACCTGCTGTTCCTGCTGCCGTTCTGGTGCTGGTGGCTGCTCGCGCCCGGGGGATCGACCCGCGACGGGCTCGCGGGCCTGCTCTTCCTCGGCGTGCTCCAGGCCGCGGCGATGCTGGTGCCGCTCCCGCCGCTCGACGGCTACACCATCGCCGGGCAGCTCCTGCGCGGGCTGCGGCTCGCCGAGTCCAGCCGTACGTACCTCTCCCTGGCCCTGCGCCGCTCCCCGGACGCCGCCGCGTACCCGCGCCGCGCCCGCGCCGTCTACGCCGGCTACGCGGCCGGGACGGTGCTGACGGTCGCGGCGCTGGCCGCGGTGCTGGTGCTGCTCGTACGCGCCGTGGTGCTGGCGGCGTAG
- a CDS encoding ABC transporter ATP-binding protein: MTTDTDAPGGRPPAVRLEAVRKSYGDVRAVDEVSFTVRGGEFFGLLGPNGAGKTTLIEIMEGLREADGGVVEVLGRAPWPRDKTLLPRLGVQTQTSAFFVRLTAYEHLRTMAALYGTERAAADRTLALVGLTEQADVRVENLSGGQRQRLAIASALVHAPELIFLDEPTAALDPQARRALWEVLRDLKRAGRTIVYTTHHLDEAEALCDRVAIINRGRITALDTPGRLVARGGTSVWLLVPAERLSEEDARVLPGVTEVTRESDALVLRTEDAGPVLAAVEKAAGLHGVRTRTASLEDVYLQLTGQD, from the coding sequence GTGACGACCGACACCGACGCCCCCGGGGGACGGCCCCCGGCCGTCCGCCTGGAGGCGGTGCGCAAGAGCTACGGCGACGTGCGGGCGGTGGACGAGGTGTCGTTCACGGTCCGCGGCGGCGAGTTCTTCGGCCTCCTCGGCCCGAACGGCGCGGGCAAGACCACCCTCATCGAGATCATGGAGGGCCTGCGGGAGGCCGACGGCGGCGTGGTCGAGGTGCTGGGCCGGGCGCCCTGGCCGCGGGACAAGACGCTGCTGCCGCGGCTGGGCGTGCAGACGCAGACCTCGGCGTTCTTCGTCCGGCTCACGGCGTACGAGCACCTGAGGACGATGGCCGCGCTCTACGGGACCGAACGCGCCGCCGCCGACCGCACGCTGGCCCTCGTCGGCCTCACCGAGCAGGCGGACGTGCGGGTGGAGAACCTGTCCGGCGGGCAGCGGCAGCGCCTCGCGATCGCCTCCGCGCTGGTGCACGCGCCCGAGCTGATCTTCCTGGACGAGCCGACCGCCGCGCTCGACCCGCAGGCCCGCCGCGCCCTGTGGGAGGTGCTGCGGGACCTCAAGCGGGCCGGCCGCACCATCGTCTACACCACCCACCACCTCGACGAGGCCGAGGCGCTGTGCGACCGCGTCGCGATCATCAACCGCGGCCGGATCACCGCCCTGGACACCCCGGGCAGGCTGGTCGCGCGCGGCGGTACGTCGGTGTGGCTGCTGGTGCCCGCGGAGCGGCTGAGCGAGGAGGACGCCCGGGTGCTGCCCGGCGTCACCGAGGTCACCCGCGAGTCCGACGCGCTGGTGCTGCGCACCGAGGACGCCGGTCCGGTGCTGGCCGCCGTGGAGAAGGCCGCCGGGCTGCACGGGGTGCGCACCCGCACCGCCAGCCTGGAGGACGTCTACCTCCAGCTCACCGGCCAGGACTGA
- a CDS encoding GNAT family N-acetyltransferase, with translation MIETERLLLRPLTTGDADVDAFVALHADERVNRFVGAYTPEQARTRLAAIERQWAERGHGLCAVELKSSGEFIGRVGLNYWEELDEVELGWTLAAEHWGHGYATEAAGACLEWGFATLAEEYFISLIRPANTASARVAERLGFEARREETFMGHGVAVWVRERPAGG, from the coding sequence ATGATCGAGACGGAACGGCTCTTGCTGCGCCCGCTGACGACGGGGGACGCGGACGTCGACGCGTTTGTGGCGCTGCACGCGGATGAGCGGGTGAACAGGTTCGTGGGCGCGTACACGCCCGAGCAGGCGCGGACGCGGCTGGCCGCGATCGAGCGGCAGTGGGCGGAACGGGGGCACGGGCTGTGCGCCGTCGAGCTGAAGTCCAGCGGGGAGTTCATCGGCCGGGTGGGGCTGAACTACTGGGAAGAACTGGACGAGGTGGAACTCGGCTGGACCCTGGCGGCGGAGCACTGGGGCCACGGCTACGCGACGGAGGCGGCCGGCGCGTGCCTGGAGTGGGGGTTCGCGACGCTGGCGGAGGAGTACTTCATCTCCCTGATCCGCCCCGCGAACACGGCGTCGGCGCGGGTGGCGGAGCGGCTGGGGTTCGAGGCGCGGCGGGAGGAGACGTTCATGGGGCACGGGGTGGCGGTGTGGGTGCGGGAGAGACCGGCCGGCGGGTGA
- a CDS encoding GNAT family N-acetyltransferase → MGNTGNTSWITRAETRADIPVIREITLAAFGRAHEADIVDTLRADESAWIEGLSLVVTEPAAADDTTGAALLGHILLTRGHIGDTPALCLGPVSVRPERQRDGVGSVAMRAALAAAAARGERYVVLVGHPEYYPRFGFTRASAYGIRLSVEVPDDALMALALDEAHPLPGGMIRWPAAFGI, encoded by the coding sequence ATGGGCAACACCGGCAACACCTCCTGGATCACGCGCGCCGAGACCCGCGCCGACATCCCCGTCATCCGCGAGATCACCCTCGCCGCCTTCGGCCGCGCGCACGAGGCCGACATCGTCGACACGCTGCGCGCCGACGAGTCCGCCTGGATCGAGGGCCTCTCCCTCGTCGTCACGGAGCCCGCAGCGGCGGACGACACCACCGGTGCAGCGCTCCTCGGGCACATCCTGCTCACCCGCGGCCACATCGGCGACACCCCGGCGCTCTGCCTCGGTCCCGTCTCCGTGCGGCCCGAGCGGCAGCGTGACGGGGTGGGTTCCGTGGCTATGCGGGCCGCGCTGGCGGCGGCCGCGGCACGGGGCGAGCGGTACGTCGTCCTCGTCGGGCACCCGGAGTACTACCCGCGGTTCGGGTTCACCCGGGCGTCCGCGTACGGCATCCGGCTCAGTGTCGAGGTGCCGGACGACGCGCTGATGGCCCTCGCGCTCGACGAGGCCCACCCGCTGCCGGGCGGCATGATCCGCTGGCCGGCGGCGTTCGGTATCTGA
- a CDS encoding lantibiotic dehydratase C-terminal domain-containing protein has product MTDQPAPEAPQAPAAGTTPPGEWQALHVYYAANPVPLLLQCVRPLVRELYDDGLLDGWFFLNYWLEGPHVRLRLRPSSPGREAEVRARAERAVDAFLAERPALYQVDSGFLNEFYNQLFDIEFRPEDRVAYTDADGRMNLRPNNSRAWLPYEPEYGKYGGPAGVALAEWHFARSSELVCDALRGKNLHLRTVLLGTSAQLMLIMSTAFLPEDDRLADFLDRYYTFWHRAFPDTGFIGSAEYERKADEVAPGLLTWHGRIRAAAAGEGTLPGLLDRWAGHCHELRARVVELAGRGELVFRSWDGTQDEPVDDPDEALERLLSPYMHMTNNRLHVTIQDEAYLSHVLARALHARAAAPATGGAR; this is encoded by the coding sequence GTGACCGACCAGCCCGCGCCCGAAGCGCCCCAAGCGCCCGCCGCCGGGACCACACCTCCCGGCGAGTGGCAGGCACTCCACGTCTACTACGCCGCCAACCCCGTCCCCCTGCTCCTCCAATGCGTCCGTCCGCTCGTCCGCGAGCTGTACGACGACGGCCTTCTCGACGGCTGGTTCTTCCTGAACTACTGGCTGGAAGGCCCCCACGTCCGCCTCCGCCTCCGCCCCTCCTCCCCGGGGCGGGAGGCGGAGGTACGGGCGCGCGCGGAACGTGCCGTCGACGCCTTCCTCGCCGAGCGCCCCGCGCTCTACCAGGTCGACTCCGGCTTCCTCAACGAGTTCTACAACCAGCTCTTCGACATCGAGTTCCGCCCCGAGGACCGCGTCGCCTACACCGACGCCGACGGCCGCATGAACCTGCGGCCCAACAACTCCCGCGCCTGGCTGCCGTACGAGCCCGAGTACGGCAAGTACGGCGGCCCGGCCGGCGTCGCGCTCGCCGAGTGGCACTTCGCCCGCTCCAGCGAGCTGGTCTGCGACGCGCTGCGCGGCAAGAACCTGCATCTGCGCACCGTGCTGCTCGGCACCTCCGCGCAGCTCATGCTCATCATGTCGACCGCGTTCCTGCCCGAGGACGACCGCCTCGCGGACTTCCTCGACCGCTACTACACCTTCTGGCACCGCGCGTTCCCCGACACCGGCTTCATCGGCAGCGCCGAGTACGAGCGCAAGGCCGACGAGGTCGCCCCCGGCCTCCTCACCTGGCACGGCCGCATCCGCGCCGCCGCCGCGGGCGAGGGCACGCTGCCCGGGCTGCTGGACCGCTGGGCCGGGCACTGCCACGAGCTGCGCGCACGGGTGGTGGAGCTGGCCGGCCGGGGCGAGCTGGTCTTCCGGTCCTGGGACGGCACCCAGGACGAACCCGTCGACGACCCCGACGAGGCGCTGGAGCGGCTGCTGTCCCCGTACATGCACATGACCAACAACCGGCTGCACGTGACGATCCAGGACGAGGCGTACCTCTCCCACGTCCTGGCCCGGGCCCTGCACGCGCGCGCCGCCGCGCCGGCCACCGGGGGCGCGCGGTGA
- a CDS encoding amidohydrolase, which translates to MAVPADVLRSAVECCLDVHLHPEPSGAEERTAGVLAGRLAAAGYAVTRGVGGHGVVGLLRRGEGPTVLLRAELDALPVTEASGLRYASTVPGVAHACGHDVHLAALAGAAALLADDTDGWRGTLAVVGQPAEETLDGALAMLRAGLYDLTGPPDTVLAQHTAPLPAGAVAHTDGAPLLAGTVAVDAVLHGTGGHAGAPHLTVDPVVSAAAAVLRLQALVARERAPAEQAVLTVGRLRAGTEANVIPDRAELGISLRAFDEGTLDRLLAGVRRVLAGEAQAAGAPEPPEVTVRARSRTLLPDAGFTAELRDAHVAALGGARVLRWQPATAAEDFAWYGPAGAEVHGAPGVRLGYWMLGTVSASARREAARTGVPVPGNHSPRFAPDLRPALETGIEALTAAARRALRARTPDAAAGAGR; encoded by the coding sequence ATGGCCGTACCCGCGGACGTTCTGCGGTCCGCCGTCGAATGCTGTCTCGACGTCCATCTTCACCCCGAGCCGTCCGGCGCCGAGGAACGCACCGCGGGCGTCCTCGCGGGCCGGCTCGCCGCCGCCGGCTACGCCGTCACCCGCGGCGTCGGCGGCCACGGCGTCGTCGGGCTGCTGCGCAGAGGCGAGGGCCCGACCGTGCTGCTGCGCGCCGAACTCGACGCGCTGCCGGTGACGGAGGCCAGCGGACTGCGCTACGCGAGCACCGTTCCCGGCGTCGCCCACGCCTGCGGCCACGACGTGCACCTCGCCGCGCTCGCCGGCGCCGCCGCGCTGCTCGCCGACGACACCGACGGCTGGCGCGGCACGCTGGCCGTCGTCGGCCAGCCGGCCGAGGAGACGCTGGACGGCGCGCTGGCGATGCTGCGCGCCGGGCTCTACGACCTCACAGGGCCGCCCGACACGGTCCTCGCCCAGCACACCGCGCCGCTGCCCGCCGGCGCCGTCGCCCACACGGACGGCGCCCCGCTGCTGGCCGGCACGGTCGCGGTCGACGCGGTGCTGCACGGCACCGGCGGCCACGCCGGGGCGCCGCACCTGACGGTGGACCCGGTGGTGTCGGCGGCGGCGGCCGTGCTGCGGCTCCAGGCGCTGGTCGCCCGCGAACGGGCCCCCGCGGAGCAGGCCGTGCTGACCGTGGGCCGGCTGCGGGCGGGTACGGAGGCGAACGTCATCCCGGACCGTGCCGAACTGGGCATCAGCCTGCGGGCGTTCGACGAGGGCACCCTGGACCGGCTGCTGGCGGGCGTCCGCCGGGTGCTGGCGGGCGAGGCGCAGGCGGCGGGCGCGCCGGAGCCGCCGGAGGTGACGGTACGGGCCCGCTCGCGGACCCTGCTGCCGGACGCGGGGTTCACCGCGGAGCTGCGGGACGCCCACGTCGCGGCGCTCGGCGGCGCCCGGGTGCTGCGCTGGCAACCGGCCACCGCGGCGGAGGACTTCGCCTGGTACGGCCCCGCGGGCGCCGAGGTGCACGGGGCCCCCGGCGTCCGGCTCGGCTACTGGATGCTGGGCACCGTCTCCGCGTCCGCCCGCCGCGAAGCGGCCCGCACGGGGGTCCCGGTGCCGGGGAACCACTCGCCGCGGTTCGCGCCGGACCTGCGCCCGGCGCTGGAGACGGGCATCGAGGCGCTGACGGCGGCGGCGCGCCGGGCGCTGCGGGCGCGTACACCGGATGCCGCCGCCGGGGCGGGCCGATGA
- a CDS encoding class I SAM-dependent methyltransferase, with protein sequence MTTDATPDPSADAEFDRLLDEAAATPTEGWDFSWFEGRATEARPSWGYQRAMGARMAAASASLDIQTGGGEVLAGVPARPALSVATEAWPPNVARATALLHPLGTVVVAAPEEPPLPFADGAFDLVVSRHPVKPYFGEIARVLRPGGTYFAQHVGPASVFELVEYFLGPQPEETRRGRDPRRERAEAEAAGLEITDLRTERLRMEFHDVGAVAYFLRKVIWMVPGFTVAAYRTRLREMHELIAAEGPFVAHSSRTLFEARKPA encoded by the coding sequence ATGACCACCGACGCGACCCCCGACCCCTCCGCCGACGCCGAGTTCGACCGCCTCCTCGACGAAGCCGCCGCGACCCCCACCGAGGGCTGGGACTTCTCCTGGTTCGAGGGCCGTGCCACCGAGGCCCGGCCCTCCTGGGGCTACCAGCGGGCCATGGGCGCCCGCATGGCCGCCGCGAGCGCTTCGCTGGACATCCAGACCGGCGGCGGCGAAGTGCTCGCCGGAGTGCCGGCGCGGCCGGCGCTCTCCGTGGCCACCGAGGCGTGGCCGCCCAACGTGGCCAGGGCCACGGCCCTGCTGCACCCCCTCGGCACGGTGGTGGTCGCCGCGCCGGAGGAGCCGCCGCTGCCGTTCGCGGACGGCGCGTTCGACCTGGTGGTCAGCCGGCACCCGGTGAAGCCGTACTTCGGGGAGATCGCCCGCGTCCTGCGCCCCGGCGGGACGTACTTCGCCCAGCACGTGGGCCCCGCGAGCGTCTTCGAGCTGGTCGAGTACTTCCTCGGGCCGCAGCCCGAGGAGACGCGGCGGGGCCGCGACCCGCGGCGGGAGCGGGCGGAGGCGGAGGCGGCCGGGCTGGAGATCACGGACCTGCGGACCGAGCGGCTGCGGATGGAGTTCCACGACGTGGGCGCGGTCGCGTACTTCCTGCGGAAGGTGATCTGGATGGTGCCGGGCTTCACCGTCGCGGCGTACCGCACGAGGCTGCGCGAGATGCACGAACTGATCGCGGCGGAGGGCCCGTTCGTCGCGCACAGCTCGCGGACGCTCTTCGAGGCGCGCAAGCCGGCCTGA